TGAAGGACTTTCGCTTTTTCTGCATCAAATTCGTCCTGGGACAAAATGCCCGCATCCAGCAGTTCTTTCAGGTCCATGAGGGCTTTCTTCTTGGCCGCCATATCAGATACAGGTGCTGTCGCTGCTATATCCGCAACTGGGGCTACCGGTGCCACCTGGGTACCTGCAGGACTGAATTGCAGTATCAGTTGTGTAATTTCATTAAATCCTTTGATATTGGAATAATCAATTGCCTTTTGTTCTTTCACATTGACGATGGCAGTATCGGCATGATTTTCCAGCAGGTATTTCACCACATCTTTTTTTCCATTGGCAGCGGCATAGTGCAAAGGCGTATTCCCGGATTCGACCTGGATATTCACCGAAGCGTCTTTTTCCAGCAGTAATTTAACCATACTCAGGTGCCCTTTTTTCACAGCCACATGCAACAGGCTTTCACCTCCAGCAGTATAGGATTCCGTAAGGGTAAAACCACTGCTCACCGAAAGGCTTTCGGCCGTCTCTACCCAATCCAAATAGGAACTCATCGAATCGGTACGGTCGGAAACGGGCTTGCTATGGTTCACATCGAGCCCATTTTCTAAAAACAAGGCTACAATTTCTTTTTGATTGTTATCGCAGGCATACCATACTGGAGAGATCCCATCTTTGGAAGAGACAAAAATATCAGCACCTTTGTCAATCAGCAA
The Flavobacterium kingsejongi genome window above contains:
- a CDS encoding ankyrin repeat domain-containing protein translates to MSLSFIIACENGNRKIAELLLANKEADFAYTDEKGRTALHYAAHRGYLDLVKLLVAEGADIDYEDHDAETPFYFACLQKQKQTALYLMEQGANINMNDKQGNSLLHLTAQTGQIEILQKLLENGITVDLENNNAETALLLAAACRNREVVQLLLDQGANVNTTNKNGESPLLFAVRSKNLPMTELLLEKGADINHLNHAGESALLIACYETNRAITKLLIDKGADIFVSSKDGISPVWYACDNNQKEIVALFLENGLDVNHSKPVSDRTDSMSSYLDWVETAESLSVSSGFTLTESYTAGGESLLHVAVKKGHLSMVKLLLEKDASVNIQVESGNTPLHYAAANGKKDVVKYLLENHADTAIVNVKEQKAIDYSNIKGFNEITQLILQFSPAGTQVAPVAPVADIAATAPVSDMAAKKKALMDLKELLDAGILSQDEFDAEKAKVLQG